One part of the Raphanus sativus cultivar WK10039 chromosome 7, ASM80110v3, whole genome shotgun sequence genome encodes these proteins:
- the LOC108818529 gene encoding serine/threonine-protein kinase ATG1a — MDAAQRLVGDYELGRRLGSGSFAVVWQAKHRSSGSEVAIKEIDKKLLNPKVRDSLLKEISILRTIDHPNIIRLHESIETGDRIFLVLEYCSGGDLADYINLHGKVSEPVAKHFMRQLALGLQVLQEKHCIHRDLKPQNLLLSSKEVTPLLKIADFGFARSLTPESMADTFCGSPLYMAPEIIRNQKYDAKADLWSAGAILFQLVTGRPPFDGTNQFQLFHNIVRDTELKFPKDALNEIHPDCVDLCKSLLRRDPIERLTFREFFSHRFLQESRQTPAAVSTTSTGKSSLPSGQPSSTNRFKATAENVYKQGISSSASTSHVGMPHVSSEKTRKDTEGQCSSNQFGVLDSLELIEREYVLVSRPSEGSSDCFDTSLQDSGTRNLLPKNEKASLEAQRPLSDGSGPRLASGSYLLTEVQRLTIVHPPTKLQLLHQYAESLAEVAREMGNAGQVKESFAVTLVVLAAWRKALEICDSWMVSVGEERVSPDPTTAPETSNPDLNSPAVAKTWVTQEFVTAFNQAETSSTQLNETSAATHMPDAMETIYEKALAYGKSGGAEEYLNNKESAGRLYKKAILLLSFIIEEAVTLPLNPPFSLTSDDKKRILYYISNLQHRLSHL, encoded by the exons ATGGACGCGGCGCAACGACTGGTGGGAGACTACGAACTTGGGCGGAGACTGGGGTCAGGCTCCTTCGCAGTGGTGTGGCAAGCGAAGCATCGATCGTCTGGTTCAGAAGTCGCCATCAAGGAGATTGATAAGAAACTGCTTAACCCTAAAGTCAGAGACAGTCTCCTCAAGGAGATTTCGATCCTCAGAACCATCGATCATCCCAACATCATCCGACTCCACGAATCTATCGAG ACTGGAGATAGGATATTTCTTGTGTTGGAGTATTGTAGTGGAGGTGATCTTGCTGACTACATCAATCTCCATGGCAAAGTGTCTGAACCTGTTGCTAAGCATTTTATGAGGCAATTGG CTTTAGGATTGCAAGTACTTCAAGAGAAGCATTGTATCCACCGAGATTTAAAGCCTCAG aattTACTTTTGTCGTCCAAGGAAGTAACTCCACTGCTAAAGATAGCAGATTTTGGGTTTGCAAG gtCTTTAACACCAGAGAGCATGGCTGACACTTTTTGCGGTTCGCCTTTGTATATGGCTCCTGAGATTATCAGGAACCAAAAGTATGATGCCAAG GCTGACTTGTGGAGTGCTGGTGCGATTCTGTTTCAACTTGTTACTGGGAGGCCACCTTTTGATGGGACTAATCAATTCCAG CTTTTTCACAATATTGTGAGAGACACTGAGCTGAAGTTTCCTAAAGATGCTTTGAATGAGATTCATCCTGATTGTGTTGATCTGTGCAAAAGTCTTCTACGCCGAGACCCAA TTGAACGCTTGACGTTCCGAGAGTTCTTCAGTCACAGGTTCCTTCAGGAATCAAG ACAAACTCCGGCTGCTGTCTCTACTACCTCTACGGGGAAGTCCTCTTTGCCCTCTGGACAACCGAGTAGTACAAACCGATTCAAAGCAACTGCAGAGAATGTCTACAAACAAGGGATCTCCTCTAGTGCCTCAACTTCTCACGTTGGAATGCCACATGTCTCCTCTGAGAAGACTAGGAAAGACACTGAGGGACAGTGTTCATCAAATCAGTTCGGAG TACTTGACTCGCTTGAGCTCATAGAGAGGGAGTATGTACTTGTAAGCCGTCCCTCTGAAGGTTCATCTGATTGTTTCGACACATCACTGCAAGATTCCGGGACTCGTAACCTCTTACCAAAGAACGAGAAAGCTTCACTCGAAGCACAGAGACCTTTATCTGATGGGTCAGGTCCACGACTAGCAAGCGGATCATACCTGTTAACAGAAGTCCAACGGTTAACCATCGTTCATCCTCCAACGAAGCTCCAACTTTTGCATCAGTATGCAGAATCTCTTGCAGAAGTAGCTCGTGAGATG GGCAATGCAGGACAGGTTAAGGAATCGTTTGCTGTTACCCTCGTCGTTTTAGCTGCCTGGAGAAAAGCTTTGGAGATATGTGATTCTTGGATGGTGTCCGTTGGAGAGGAGAGAGTGAGTCCAGACCCGACCACAGCTCCAGAGACTTCAAATCCTGATTTAAACTCACCAGCAGTGGCTAAAACTTGGGTGACACAAGAGTTCGTTACTGCGTTTAACCAGGCAGAGACTTCATCAACTCAACTAAACGAAACAAGCG CTGCTACTCATATGCCTGATGCCATGGAAACAATATACGAGAAGGCACTAGCATACGGCAAGAGTGGTGGG gCGGAAGAGTATTTGAATAACAAGGAAAGTGCAGGAAGATTATACAAGAAAGCAATTCTTCTACTCTCCTTTATAATAGAGGAAGCAGTGACTCTACCTCTAAACCCTCCTTTCTCATTAACCTCTGACGACAAGAAGCGGATTCTCTATTACATCTCTAACTTGCAGCATCGACTGTCTCATCTTTAG